Proteins encoded together in one Vitis vinifera cultivar Pinot Noir 40024 chromosome 4, ASM3070453v1 window:
- the LOC100246796 gene encoding zinc finger protein CONSTANS-LIKE 4 — MVVEVESWRMASKLCDSCKSAPPTLFCRADSAFLCVACDSKVHAANKLASRHARVWMCEVCEQAPAHVTCKADAAALCVTCDRDIHSANPLARRHERVPVVPFYDSAAAAAKSNAVNLLVDDRYYSDPDGDASREEAEAASWLLPNPNPKLAESSDLNSSHYMFSDIDPYLDLDYPSMDPKLQSQQQQQSSGTDGVVPVQNKSVQAPLVNDNCFDMDFSGSKSFYNGQSLSQSVSSSSLEVGVVPDGNAMVDVTNPFGRSMNTGSESANQTAQISSGIDREARVLRYREKRKNRKFEKTIRYASRKAYAETRPRIKGRFAKRSEIEVDYSSSGALTADSGYGVVPSF; from the exons ATGGTTGTTGAAGTGGAAAGTTGGAGGATGGCGTCCAAGCTCTGCGACTCCTGTAAATCGGCCCCGCCCACTCTCTTCTGCCGTGCCGACTCCGCCTTTCTGTGCGTGGCCTGTGACTCCAAGGTCCATGCGGCCAACAAGCTCGCCTCTCGCCACGCGCGGGTGTGGATGTGCGAGGTCTGCGAGCAGGCTCCTGCCCATGTCACGTGCAAGGCCGACGCCGCCGCTCTCTGCGTCACATGCGACCGCGATATCCACTCCGCCAACCCTCTCGCTCGCCGCCACGAGCGAGTTCCGGTGGTGCCGTTCTACGACTCTGCCGCCGCTGCTGCTAAGTCCAACGCCGTCAACCTTCTAGTTGACGACCGTTATTACTCCGATCCCGACGGCGATGCTAGCCGCGAAGAGGCCGAGGCCGCTTCCTGGTTGCTCCCGAACCCAAACCCTAAGCTCGCTGAGAGTTCAGATCTGAATTCGAGTCATTACATGTTCTCTGACATAGATCCGTATCTGGATCTGGATTATCCGTCGATGGATCCAAAGCTTCAAtcgcagcagcagcagcaaagTTCGGGAACTGATGGAGTTGTTCCAGTACAGAACAAGAGTGTTCAAGCTCCATTGGTGAACGACAACTGCTTTGACATGGATTTCTCAGGCTCCAAGTCCTTCTACAACGGACAATCTCTCAGCCAAAGT GTATCGTCCTCCTCTTTAGAAGTGGGAGTCGTGCCAGATGGTAACGCCATGGTTGATGTAACAAACCCTTTCGGTAGATCGATGAACACCGGATCCGAATCAGCTAATCAAACTGCTCAAATTTCATCAGGAATAGATCGAGAAGCTAGGGTTTTGAGGTAcagagagaagagaaagaacAGAAAGTTTGAGAAAACGATCCGATACGCATCACGAAAAGCCTACGCCGAAACGAGACCGAGAATCAAGGGAAGGTTCGCGAAGCGATCGGAGATCGAAGTCGATTACAGCTCGTCTGGAGCACTGACCGCCGACTCAGGATACGGCGTCGTTCCATCGTTTTGA